ATTGGAAAACACACTGTTGTCTGAGACATTAACACACCTTTGTGAAACTTgtgttacatttgcaaatgtgtatttatttttaaagcatgatTTTGCAAAGAAAAATGGAAGACAAGCTGTTCGAATGTCATTGTGATACCTTAAACATTTGTTTCTCCACCAAACAAAGCGCAAAACAGAAGCTTGAAGGAAATTACACTAAACACTTCCCAATAGCTGACTAAGATACATAAACATTCTCAGAGAAATAATTACAACTATAGGCTGAATCCACATAGGATAGTAAATAGAACAGTTGATAGCACAGGAgaaaaacttgatttaaaaaaaaaaacctaataaaAATTGCATTGTACAGGCTTGAATATAcacttaggccccagtcctgcaaagacttattatgcatgtgcttaaatgtatgTTTCAATTGGAGTACTTGTAATGCAtaaagttaagtgtgtgtgtatgtctttgGCAAAATACAGTgtctagtagggttaccatatttcagcaagcaaaaaagaggacgggaggagccccgccctagccccgcccctgcccctcccacttcccgcccccccagaacccccaaccctccccccattccttgtcccctgactgccccctcctgggacccctgcccctaactgccccccaggactccactccctatctaagcctccctgcctcttgtcccctgactgccccaacccttatccacacccccacccccagacagacccctgggactcccacgccccatccaaccactccccaccccctgacagcccccccagaactcccaacccatctaaacccctctgctccctgtcccctgactgctccgatccctctccccactcctgccccctgacagctcccccccagaactcccagccccccacctccccgctccttgtcccctgactgccccctcctgggacccctgctcctaactgccctccagaaccccaccccctacctaagactccctgttccttgtcccctaactgccccctcctaagaccccccccaactgccccccaggaccctaccccctacctgtaccctgactgcccaaaactttctccactccccccaaaaagccccccccctttcttgactgccccctccagaacctccctgccccttctcctgccccctggcccccttaccctgctgctcagaccgggtgttgggctctgtgcaagccgagtcggacacgtggctgcgctccccagcacaacaaaacccggtccctggccctgcacagtgctgctggaccgggctgcaggggagagctgccggctcagaatgcagggcggatccggctcctctacagctgctccggagtccagcccgggactttcctgcagccctcccagctgctcgctctgctctgccgggggaggggggaaatcccggacattttgagtgctttacaaattccccccggacgctatttttagaacaaaaaggaggacatgtccgggtaaatccggacgaatggtaaccctagtgtctaGTTAaggcaatgggagtctttcccctGATTTCAGTAGGCATTGCACTGGTTACTTATTGAACAACTTTGTCACTAAGAAGCTAAAGAAGCTAGGACTaattcctttaattaaaatatattcccTTGTTACACTTGTGAACACTGAaatatccctttaaaaacagCTGCATGTATATAAACTATAACATTTAGCTTTAAAAAATGGTAGTTGAGCTACCTAGCTTATTGTCAATATAATGTAATCATTTGCCATTAAAGATAATACCCAATGTAATCATTATTTAAACCCAAGCGatattcccacccccagcccccttaaaCCTGGGAGACACTAAATGGAAAGGCATTTTTGGCTGGGCCAAAAAGTAATAACATGAAATTCAGGTAGTTACACTTAAGTGTTTCAGCTACTTTTGTTTGCGTTTTATAGCTACACATAAGGCTTACTTTTGCAAGATGTAGATGCTGTTGCTGCTACTTAATGACAATTTTTGTCTTAAAATTCATTCAAAGTGGATAAATTAGTACACACACATCTGACCAAATCAATCCCAGGTATAagaccactgaaatcagtggagttactctaggaTGAATTTGACTCATTTTTAGTGTGCTAATTTCTGCGTTCTGTGAAATAATACTTTGCAGTTTGCTTGAATGTTTTAATAGCTAATGTATTTATGGGGGTACACAAATTGAGGTCACCATTAGAGCGGAGGGAATTATTAATAATTTACTCAATTAATTAggcctctctcttctttttttttcaacTAGTGGAACGATTGTGGGTAGATCACTCTTTCTGCTAATTTATTTGTTAGTTGAATTTACTAAATCAATCCTTTTACTGCATGGATGAACTGCAAAGCGCTTAACGGAAGAGGGCCATGTGCAGCAAGGAACGATGGGGCCTGCAGTCCTGATGTGACGGTCCTGCACCATATAGCACACTTTGACAGTGAGCAGCTGAGGAGGAGGCAGCTGGCAGCAGGTGAAGAGCCCACTCTTTGATGTACAGGCCGCACTGTTTGTGGAGGTCAGCTGAAAAACTTAGTCACCGAGTCCTGACCTCTGTTGTAGCACAGGCTGCTGAGGGCAGGCAGGGgcgggaggtgggaggaggataCCCAGACACCTACGTGTGACTAAGGAGAAAATGTTTGagatggaggaagagaaggatATAAAGAAATGGAAGGAGAGAACAAGAAAAGATGGAAAGAAAATGTGAAATAGAGATAGAAATGTGTTGTGAATAACACAATATGCTTAGTGCCAACAGCAGGCCCTAGCAGTACAGGATTTTCACTAGCGACACCACAGTGTAGAAAGGGCAACTGTGTACCTATGAAAATGTGGTTGCCATATTGAATCAAGCTGCAAACTCTGAGGAGGCTCCACTTTGTGTCTCTGtgcttggttttgtttgttaattATTTCCCCTGTTGCGCTGTATTTCTGTTGCAGAAGAGCAGTTGCTGAGAGGAGGTCACATTGGGCCTCGGTGTTTGGAGTGTCTTTGGCTTGATCATAGAACCACACAAGTTAGGAAAGAGCTACTAGGCCATTCAGGCCATCTCCCTGCAAAGGCAGCACTGCTCCCTACAGTATTTTCTAGTTCAGGTAGATCAGGTGAGGCACTCCACCAGTTCACTCCAGTCAGGGGTTCTCCAGTCTCAAACACCTATACCATTTGACTGCTGATTTTAAATGAACATTGTTTTCTATATTTCAAAAGGCTTTCAGCATCACAAACCCCATCAAATAAAGCTGCAGGTGTTTCTATTCTACCTATTTGACTACAGAGTTATAGAGCAGTCCAAGATTTCATATGtaataaggttaaaaaaaatgctcATGGTTTTTATTCCTTAATCGACGAGGCGCTCTCCTTGCTCATCAGGCGACTCCTGATGATTGCGCTGCTGTGTCTTGATAACTGATCCTGAAATTCTGCTGTTGTAAAGAAGTACAGGATTGGATCCAAACAACAGTCCAGGCTTGCCAGGCTTAAGCAAAAGGGCTGAGAGTAAAGAGTGCTTCGGCGTATGGCGCAGTGTGTAATAACATTCTCTTTCACCATCATGTAGAAGAAGAAGTTTATGTGATACGGTGTGAAACACACAAAGAACACAGCTGCACACATAGAAACCATGCGTAAAGCTCTCCGTTTTTCACTGGTATTTTGCAAAGGCATTTCGTATTTCTGAAGCGACTCTTTTGTTTTCCAGGTACAGTATACAATAATAATTAGAGGGCCCACAAATCCTAAAAGCTCAGCTATCGTTACCATAATCACAGAAGCTGTCTTACTGTCAATTTTCCTGACTCCAAGATCTGCAAAGCAGAAATTTGAATTGTTGGTTAAGTCAGAGTTTCTCATAATGGGAAATGGTGAGCAAGCAGCCCCAACCACAATCCATACCACAGCACTAATGGTGACGTCATACCTGCGCTTCCAGTCTTTGGCTTTGAATGGATGGAGGAGGAAGTAGTACCTTTGAATACTTATGCAGGTAAGGAAACAAATGCTTGCGTACATGTTGAGATACTTCAGGTAGAAACATAACAAGCAGAGGAATCTCCCAAAAGGCCACGTGTGgtttatataataatatattCGTAGCGGTAACGACAGAACATGAGCAAGATCGGCTGCAGCCAAATTAATCATAAAAATGACAGCTTTGTTCTTCTTGCTGATGAAGCGACATAAAACCCATAATGCAGCACTGTTTGCCAGAAGACCAGGAATGAATATTATGGTGTAAGTGGTTGCGTATAGAGagtttttaaatgttatattaGGATCAACACAGTTTTCTGAAGATCCGTTGCTCTGCATCTTGAGTGTGTCTGAGCAATCATTTGGGACTGGATGGAAGATTTCTGTAAAGAGTAAAAAGATAATCATAacatctagctcttatatagcattttgCATCAGTAGATCATGATCCCCATTTTGcacattgggaaactgaggctcagggaGGTAAAAGTGACTTTCCTACGGTCTCCTAGCCGGCCACTGGCAgagtctggaatggaacccagatctcctgagtctcagtctagtgctctagccactaagcCCTGGTGCCTCCCAAAACAATTGCTGTAAAGGCAAAGACAATGCAAGATTGATCAATATTAATATTTGCATCACATGTACTACATGCATTACTTACATTATTACATTTAGTAAAATGTAGAGCCTACAACATGTCCTCTGTAAATCTCCTTCTCACTCTTCAATGCTTTTTCACAAGCAGTAAGATACTTTGGGGGTTATGAAACCTCAAAGACTGTTTCCCTCTATCGAAGGTATGTACCTggtccccattaccatagtatctgagcatcttacaGTCAATAATGTAGTTATCCTCACAATGCTCTGGTGAGCCAGGGCAGCGCTGTTACCTCcactttacagctggggaagtgaggcacagtAAGACTAAGCAACTTAGCcggtgtcacacaggaagtctgatcAAAGAATTAAAGTTGCATGTCCCAAgtatccagtgcttaatttgtaatgaaagatgtGCCggagctcaagcaattttttactgtcataactgatgtggcaagccaagaggtgccggggctaggaacaGCCGAGCcgagaggtgccggggctaggaacagccgagcccagaggtgccgggactaggaactgccgagcccagaggtgccggggctcagccctggcacaaattaagtacTGCAAGTATCAGTCTAGCGCCCTAACCACTTAATCATTCTTCTCAAAGTGAGCCAGGTCCATGTCACTGAAGCAGTATGGGACTCTGACAAAGTTGTAGCCATCAATGAAGAAGGGATTGATTTCCACCCAGCCTAGAAAAAATCCCTGTCTTTGACAGCCCAGGATAACCTGCAGTCTGGGCTAGACAAATGGAATTTACTTTCTTATTGCTCACCAAACACACTGAGCTACACTTAAAATGTGGTCATCCTGGGTCTCCCTACCACCCCAACACAAACCTGGGCCATCATTTTTAATTGAGCAGTTTAATTTTGAGGtgatattttcctttttcagaCTCTCCTTTGATTCAAACTGCAGACTGATCAGGGTGGGGTGAGGAACTTCCAATTAAACTGTTAAATTAGGtgtatttttccttctttaaacCAGACTAGGATTTCTCCTCAGAGGGGGTAATACAGGCAAGAAAAGTTCAGTTTGGGGATATTCCTGTACTCAAAATCCTGGGTGAGCTTGATTTACCAGCTCATCCAATGTAAGGGTAAAAATGAAGACTGGGTTCCTGTTTTCATGTAAATGTCACACAGTGGCTGAAGAAAGGGATGAGATTCCCAGCTGCTTTTCTACATTCCTTCCATGGCTCCATTCAGGGAAGTCCCTGGCAGCAGGATTTTATTGTCTCCCTTTTGCCAGAGAGTGAGGAGCACCAGAGGCACAGAGCCAGTATGAAAGCACAGACTTTCTGCATGGCAGTTGCAGGCCTTCTGCTGATTCCCATTCCCCTATGATCCACGAGAATCCATTGGATCTTCTAGGTATAGAGGTGGGCATCCCAATAGAATGATGGTGGAGGGATTCTGTGAGGACATTTTCTCCATTTTAGTTCCCTGCAGGGAGTTTTACTGTGAGGATATAGCATCGGAGATACTGATTCACTGCAAATGACTCATTTTCTGCAAAGTACCACCTACAGGAGGCATCTGCCAGCAAAAGTGTCTCTGTAAGTAGATGCTGGCCTGGTAACTTGTAGCATGTTACTCATACATGACTAAGAAGCATATGGTCTACCACAGGGTATGGTCCAAATTCACCACTGGTGTAATCATTGGCCTGCTTATGCTAACAGTGCCTATGACCACCCATTTCTATGCCAGCAGGCCCTGAGAGCAGCAGTTGTTGCTCACTCTCTTTTTTGCCCTTCGTTTGAAACGTGTTTCTATTCCTCtggcttttcttttctccttaaAGAGTAGCCCAGCAACAGACTAACGCCATATAGCACTGACAGCCACCCACCTATACCCCACCCAATAAACAGCCCTCTGAAATGGCTGACtgagatcagtgggagttaggccttttttgaaaataccactaaCCTCTGtgtctttaggcatctaaatacctttagcaATCTGGCCCATGGACTGCTGTTCTTACATGAATTTCA
This region of Chrysemys picta bellii isolate R12L10 chromosome 9, ASM1138683v2, whole genome shotgun sequence genomic DNA includes:
- the P2RY10 gene encoding putative P2Y purinoceptor 10, with the protein product MQSNGSSENCVDPNITFKNSLYATTYTIIFIPGLLANSAALWVLCRFISKKNKAVIFMINLAAADLAHVLSLPLRIYYYINHTWPFGRFLCLLCFYLKYLNMYASICFLTCISIQRYYFLLHPFKAKDWKRRYDVTISAVVWIVVGAACSPFPIMRNSDLTNNSNFCFADLGVRKIDSKTASVIMVTIAELLGFVGPLIIIVYCTWKTKESLQKYEMPLQNTSEKRRALRMVSMCAAVFFVCFTPYHINFFFYMMVKENVITHCAIRRSTLYSQPFCLSLASLDCCLDPILYFFTTAEFQDQLSRHSSAIIRSRLMSKESASSIKE